TCGGCTCGCCCCGTGCGGGCCTGCTGCCACGGGTTGGTGATGCCGTCCGGGTGCGGCGCCGAAACGGGTGTGTGGTCGCGGACGGCTGGTGGCAGACCTGGCAGGGGCCGCGCCGCACCGCACTCGATGGGGCGGTCAGCCGGGTCTACCTGGCACCCCGGCCCCCGGCCCTGACCACCATCGTGTCGCGGACCACGGCCATCCTGCAATCCCGCACCACCACCGACCGGCTGGCCTGGACGCTCAAGGTCGGCGTCCACGAGGGGGCCACATCCCGCCCCGACGCCATGGTCGTCTACGTCCCCGACGTGGCCGCCTTGCCACTGATCCATGATCTGGCTGATCAGCTCGCCCGACTGGTCCGACCCACGAGCCCCCCGTTCACCCGAGTCGTCGTGCCGGGGATCGGCTGGGCCGAGGACCCGGGCGACGGCCACAGCTTCGGTGAGTCGCGCTGCCAGTTGGTAGCGCGCGCCGTCCATGATCTCCGCCACAGCTCACCTGGTCCGGCCGCGCGTGAGGGGGCGGCCGGACCAGGACTCACGACCCACTCGTTGGCACGTCGGCTCGAGCAACTCGGCCTCGATCCCGCCCAGCCCCACCGCCGCACGCGAGCATCGGATCAGCCGGCTGTCGACCAGCTGACCGTGAGAGCGACGTGATGAACGGGAGCACGGCAACACCTCGGCCTTCCGGCGCGAACGTCGCACCCGGGATGTCAGCCGCCGGCCGGACGGACACGGGGCCGCGGCTGGCCGCAGCGGTGGATCGGGCCGTCGACGTGCTCGTTCGGACCGCGGTCCAGACCGGCGATGACGTGACGTGGCCGAGTTGGGTGATGGGGCCGGACGGCGAGCCGACCGGTCTGACGGGTGGTAACGCGACGGTGTACGACGGCGACGCCGGCATCGTGTGGGCGCTGCATGCGCTGGCTGATGCGACCGGACGCCAGGACGTGGCGGACCTGGCCCAGCGCTCGAGGCGAGGTGTGGTGAACCGGCCCACCAAGAGTCTGCCTGCGGGGCTGCTGGATGGTGTGGCGGGGCTCTCACTGCTTGACCCGCGGGACCACGATCGCCCGACCCAGCCGGCACCTGGGCCAGCGCGTGCTCCACGCCGCAGCGCCGACCTGACCAGCGGTGTCGCAGGGGTTGGGCTGGCCGCCAGTCGGGTCGGCTGCAGCCGTGATCAGGCCGGGGAGTTCCTCCTCTCGCTTCGCGACCAGGCGCTCGACCGCGACGCGATCGGCGACACCGCCATCGGGCTCGCCTGGGCCGATCCCTCCCCCGACGGCGTTGCGGTGCCGCTGTGCGGTCTCTCGCACGGGGCCAGCGGCGTCGCACTCGCCGTGGCCGAGTTGGCCGCCGTCCATCGCGACCTGCCCGGCGCAGCGGAGCTGATCGGTGGAGCGCTCCGGTGGGAGTCGACCTGGTTCGACGTCCAAGCGGGGGGCTGGCCGGACCTGCGGCCGGATGTGGTGCAGACGGGGATGACCTATCCGGCCCTGTGGTGCCACGGTGCTGCTGGCATCGGGGCGACGCGACTTCGCCTGCTGGCGCTGGCAGCCGAGGGGGTTGACCTGGGCATCCCACTGGCGACCGTCCAAGCCGACGCCGAGGTGGCGATCCAGGCCTGCGGCCGATGGGTCGGCCAGGTCATCCAGGCCCACGCGCAGTTGGCTGACGACGACCGCTCGCCGCACGCTCCGTCCGCGACGGTCTGGCCCGGCGGACTGACCCTGTGCCATGGACTGGGCGGGGCGCTCGACCTGCTGGTGATGGCCTACGAGTGGAGTGGCGTCACCCGACATCTCGAGCTGGCACGCCGCGCCGCCGACGCCGTTCTCGACGCGAGTCCCGAGGACCCCGCCCTCTGGGCCAGTGGGCTCCGCGACAGCCCTTCGGGGGAGGCACACGGCTGCCTCGGCCTGTTCAACGGGCTGGCCGGGACGGCGGTCATCCTCGCGCGCCTGGCCTGGCCCGACCGGCACATCCCCTCCCCTGCGATCCTGGGGTGACCCTCAGCCCGCCTCACGAACCTGTCGCTTGAGCCGGGCGAGGATCGCCGACATCCCGTTCATCCGCAGGGGT
The sequence above is a segment of the Euzebya tangerina genome. Coding sequences within it:
- a CDS encoding lanthionine synthetase LanC family protein codes for the protein MSAAGRTDTGPRLAAAVDRAVDVLVRTAVQTGDDVTWPSWVMGPDGEPTGLTGGNATVYDGDAGIVWALHALADATGRQDVADLAQRSRRGVVNRPTKSLPAGLLDGVAGLSLLDPRDHDRPTQPAPGPARAPRRSADLTSGVAGVGLAASRVGCSRDQAGEFLLSLRDQALDRDAIGDTAIGLAWADPSPDGVAVPLCGLSHGASGVALAVAELAAVHRDLPGAAELIGGALRWESTWFDVQAGGWPDLRPDVVQTGMTYPALWCHGAAGIGATRLRLLALAAEGVDLGIPLATVQADAEVAIQACGRWVGQVIQAHAQLADDDRSPHAPSATVWPGGLTLCHGLGGALDLLVMAYEWSGVTRHLELARRAADAVLDASPEDPALWASGLRDSPSGEAHGCLGLFNGLAGTAVILARLAWPDRHIPSPAILG
- a CDS encoding T3SS effector HopA1 family protein, whose translation is MIGAWTPGDLVHISRAVDLLTRDAWQTSDVQSLTEMLYSRWYAAGSGLSTESAIRPGLLTAAHAGADQWEDADVLRIGLAGAIVVRTTEGHVRAIPRGDYASVFGSPRAGLLPRVGDAVRVRRRNGCVVADGWWQTWQGPRRTALDGAVSRVYLAPRPPALTTIVSRTTAILQSRTTTDRLAWTLKVGVHEGATSRPDAMVVYVPDVAALPLIHDLADQLARLVRPTSPPFTRVVVPGIGWAEDPGDGHSFGESRCQLVARAVHDLRHSSPGPAAREGAAGPGLTTHSLARRLEQLGLDPAQPHRRTRASDQPAVDQLTVRAT